The DNA segment TGAAAATTATCATTTCGAAGACTGTGCCTTGATTTTTTCGTCAAGATCAGTCAGATAAATCCATCTTTCTGTCTTCTCTTCCAATTCTTTCTCAAGCTTTTCCTTTTTTTCTGATAGTTCATTCAGCTTTACAAAATCGGTTGCTGCATTTTGGATCTGGTCTTCTGTTTTTGTAATATGCTCTTCCAATGATGATATTTCTGTGTCAATCGTCTCAAATTCTCTCTGTTCCTTAAATGTGAACTTGAGTTTCTGGTTATGTCTTGGTTTTTCCGTACTTTTCTTCCTTATCGATGTCTCTTCAGATTCGGACAGGCTTTTGCCCACAGAACGCTCATCCTGCTGCCGTCTGTCTGCATTCGCGATCAGATAATCACTATAGCCGCCCTCATACTGGCGAATCTTTCCCTCTTCCTCAAAAGCAAGAATTCGCTGCACCACGCGGTCCAGAAAATATCTATCGTGAGAAACAACAATCACAATCCCATCAAAATTATCCAGATAATCCTCGAGCACATTCAGCGTTGGAATATCCAGATCATTGGTCGGTTCATCCAAAATCAAAACATTGGGGGCATCCATAAGGATGCGTAAAAGGTACAGCCTTCGCTTTTCGCCGCCGGATAGCTTTTCAATCCTTGTCCACTGCATTGTGCTGTCGAACAGAAATCGTTCCATCATGGCCGACGCTGTAATTTTACCCTCTTTTGTCTGAATATATTCAGCGCCCTCCCGAACATATTCGATCGCCTTCAAATCATCATTCATAGGAGCATATTCCTGAGCGAAATATCCAATCTTCACCGTCGCACCGACCGTTACCAATCCATGATCTGGTTCAATATCCCCGTGAATGATCTTTAAAAGCGTGGTTTTTCCGCATCCATTGGGTCCTGTAATTCCAACTCTTTCGTCCTTCAAAAAAATATGGCTGTAATCAGTAAACAAC comes from the Blautia liquoris genome and includes:
- a CDS encoding ABC-F family ATP-binding cassette domain-containing protein, whose protein sequence is MQVNILSMEHITKSFSDRILLDDIGFGLQEGEKVGVIGINGMGKSTLLKLIAGIEQPDDGEITKGKNIRIGYLSQTPVFEKDETLLGLVSKRNPKTPEEFTKESEAKAMLAALGFTEFNQKLSELSGGQRKRAVLVETLLNPVDILILDEPTNHLDDQMSQWLEDRLIGYRGTLIMVTHDRYFLDRVATRIVEVDRGSLYSYPGSYSKYLEQKAQRLDIEQASERKRQSILTTELKWLARGARARSTKQKAHIQRIEDMQNVKTPVLDEKLTLSSVSSRLGNTTIEAEHLAKSYGGKLLFTDYSHIFLKDERVGITGPNGCGKTTLLKIIHGDIEPDHGLVTVGATVKIGYFAQEYAPMNDDLKAIEYVREGAEYIQTKEGKITASAMMERFLFDSTMQWTRIEKLSGGEKRRLYLLRILMDAPNVLILDEPTNDLDIPTLNVLEDYLDNFDGIVIVVSHDRYFLDRVVQRILAFEEEGKIRQYEGGYSDYLIANADRRQQDERSVGKSLSESEETSIRKKSTEKPRHNQKLKFTFKEQREFETIDTEISSLEEHITKTEDQIQNAATDFVKLNELSEKKEKLEKELEEKTERWIYLTDLDEKIKAQSSK